The following are from one region of the Syntrophorhabdus sp. genome:
- a CDS encoding FAD-dependent oxidoreductase gives MITAYIDDKECSAREGSTIIDAARENGIDIPGLGYDPRVSPPTNIEISMVEVVENGRPRTVSATSTVIEDGMVVTTRSPALESFRKIYLQALLRNHYGDCVAPCVARCPAHIDIQKYLYHVANGNFAEALAVIRENNPFPSVCGRVCPHPCEGECRRNAVDSPVNINGVKRFVGDFDSYQTVEFVPFVAPDTGHSVAVIGAGPAGLTCAYFLRCLGHKVTVFEKQEAAGGMLRWGIPYYRLPESILDREIRTVLNLGIDIRYGKELGKDFTLLSLKRDGYEAMFLGIGAQKTSRMAIPGEDLPGVMTGLDLLARLARYETPDLGDTVIVFGGGNTAMDAARSAIRLGSKRVIVAYRRTRAEMPAEEAEIEEALEEGVEMMFLTAPISISRENGSLSLQCMKMELGEPDGSGRRRPVPVEGSEFDLVCSTVVSAIGQIVDNECIARDDLTTKHGTVLTNPDTTETSIPGVFSGGDCVSGPDIAINAIGAGKRAALQIDEHLRTGKYTPVTEPYNCSKGHWRMIPREEYRWVTPSERFDIPTLSAEVRKTDFQESTHTWDNESAVREASRCLACGCTERYACVLRGLASEYGVEFDQPTPARPLPIDENHPFIVRDPGKCILCGLCLKICREMEGSSALSFYETDNVLTIGPNDHKPLDMTVCVACGHCATACPTGALSFKPVIPRVYRALHDPNLTVVAQIAPAVRAAFGQHYGIDPASVMSVLSSGLKKVGFDFVFDTCWAADLTIMEEGTEFLTRAAEGGILPQITSCCPAWVNYCEKIAPDILPHLSSCRSPQQMFGSVMKHYFARELKVKPQSLFFVSIMPCNAKKYEARRPEFNREGLADVDAVLTTTEVIRLFEERGMDPRTFSPVPVDAFFGKASGAGIIFGASGGVAEAALRLAAERVIGKRMESFTYEEVRGLKGVKETTVGLGETKVRLAVVSGLTNAQNLIDRIRSGDAPYDLIEVMACPGGCINGSGNPAPKLTSDPGDRLEVLYRLDEAASIKKSQDNPTIQAIYTNWLGEPDGTLSHHNLHTTYRRRSMRVQESVEELLRDNAPIDVGVCLGTSCYLKGSFHLLEGLSAELRKRGLLDRFRIKARFCTDQCSAGPNVVVGTNVINGVDPGDPVAFIDTYLIPALEAASREETVP, from the coding sequence GGCTCCCTGCGTCGCGCGTTGCCCCGCGCACATCGATATCCAGAAATATCTTTACCACGTGGCCAACGGCAACTTTGCCGAGGCCCTTGCCGTGATCAGGGAGAACAACCCCTTTCCCTCGGTATGCGGCAGGGTCTGCCCGCACCCCTGCGAGGGAGAGTGCCGCAGGAACGCCGTGGATTCGCCTGTCAATATCAACGGGGTGAAGCGTTTCGTTGGCGACTTCGACAGCTACCAGACCGTGGAGTTCGTTCCCTTTGTGGCACCGGACACGGGGCACAGCGTAGCCGTCATCGGCGCGGGCCCGGCTGGGCTCACCTGCGCTTACTTTCTGCGCTGCCTCGGACACAAAGTCACCGTCTTCGAGAAGCAGGAGGCTGCCGGCGGCATGCTCCGCTGGGGCATACCCTACTATCGCCTCCCGGAGAGCATCCTCGACCGGGAGATACGGACGGTCCTCAACCTCGGCATAGACATACGATACGGCAAGGAACTGGGAAAGGATTTCACCCTCCTGTCCCTGAAACGGGACGGGTACGAGGCGATGTTCCTCGGGATCGGCGCGCAGAAGACCTCCCGCATGGCGATCCCCGGCGAGGACCTTCCCGGCGTCATGACGGGCCTCGATCTCCTCGCCCGCCTTGCAAGGTACGAAACGCCTGACCTCGGTGACACCGTCATCGTCTTCGGAGGAGGGAATACGGCCATGGACGCCGCGCGCAGCGCCATCCGCCTGGGATCGAAGAGGGTGATCGTCGCCTACCGGAGGACGAGGGCCGAGATGCCCGCCGAGGAGGCGGAGATAGAGGAGGCCCTCGAGGAAGGCGTGGAAATGATGTTCCTCACCGCACCCATCTCCATAAGCCGCGAGAACGGGTCACTGTCCTTGCAATGCATGAAGATGGAACTCGGTGAGCCCGACGGGAGCGGCAGGCGCCGGCCTGTGCCCGTGGAAGGCTCCGAGTTCGACCTTGTCTGTTCCACCGTCGTCAGCGCCATCGGACAGATCGTGGACAACGAGTGCATCGCCCGTGATGACCTCACGACGAAGCACGGCACCGTCCTGACGAACCCGGACACGACGGAAACCTCCATCCCCGGTGTCTTCTCCGGGGGAGACTGCGTGAGCGGCCCCGACATCGCCATCAACGCCATAGGCGCCGGGAAGCGTGCGGCCCTGCAGATAGACGAACACCTCCGCACGGGGAAATACACACCTGTGACGGAGCCTTACAACTGCTCGAAGGGACACTGGCGGATGATACCCCGGGAGGAGTACAGGTGGGTGACCCCGTCGGAAAGATTCGATATCCCCACCCTTTCGGCAGAGGTCAGAAAGACAGACTTTCAGGAATCGACGCACACATGGGACAACGAGAGCGCGGTGCGGGAGGCCTCGAGGTGCCTTGCCTGCGGCTGCACGGAGCGCTACGCCTGCGTCCTCAGAGGACTTGCCAGTGAATATGGCGTCGAGTTCGATCAACCGACGCCGGCGCGGCCCCTTCCCATCGACGAGAACCATCCCTTTATCGTCCGCGACCCGGGGAAATGCATCCTTTGCGGCCTGTGCCTCAAGATATGCCGGGAGATGGAAGGCTCGTCGGCCCTGTCCTTCTACGAAACGGACAACGTCCTCACGATAGGGCCAAACGACCACAAGCCCCTCGACATGACCGTTTGTGTCGCCTGCGGTCATTGCGCCACGGCATGTCCCACGGGCGCCCTGTCCTTCAAACCCGTCATCCCCCGGGTCTATCGTGCCCTTCATGACCCGAACCTCACCGTCGTGGCGCAGATAGCGCCGGCGGTGCGGGCCGCCTTCGGGCAACACTACGGCATAGACCCGGCCTCGGTCATGTCCGTTCTGTCCTCGGGACTCAAGAAGGTTGGGTTCGATTTCGTTTTCGACACGTGCTGGGCCGCGGACCTCACCATCATGGAAGAGGGCACGGAATTCCTGACCCGCGCGGCCGAGGGCGGCATCCTTCCCCAGATAACGTCCTGCTGCCCCGCCTGGGTGAACTACTGCGAGAAAATCGCCCCCGACATCCTTCCCCACCTTTCGTCCTGCCGGTCTCCCCAGCAGATGTTCGGCTCCGTTATGAAGCACTACTTCGCCCGGGAGCTGAAGGTTAAGCCCCAGAGCCTCTTCTTCGTTTCCATCATGCCCTGCAACGCCAAGAAATACGAGGCGCGGCGGCCTGAATTCAACCGGGAAGGCCTCGCCGACGTGGACGCGGTGCTCACCACCACGGAGGTCATCAGGCTCTTCGAGGAGCGGGGAATGGACCCGAGGACCTTCAGCCCCGTGCCCGTCGACGCCTTCTTCGGCAAGGCGAGCGGCGCGGGCATCATCTTCGGCGCCTCCGGCGGTGTCGCCGAGGCGGCCCTGCGCCTCGCGGCCGAACGGGTCATCGGAAAGCGCATGGAAAGCTTCACCTACGAGGAGGTGAGGGGACTGAAAGGCGTCAAGGAAACCACGGTCGGCCTCGGGGAGACAAAGGTGCGCCTCGCTGTCGTGAGCGGCCTCACGAACGCGCAGAACCTCATCGACCGCATTCGTTCCGGGGACGCCCCCTATGACCTCATCGAGGTCATGGCCTGCCCCGGCGGCTGCATCAACGGCTCGGGAAACCCGGCGCCGAAACTCACGAGCGATCCCGGGGACAGACTCGAGGTGCTCTATCGCCTTGACGAGGCGGCATCTATAAAGAAGAGCCAGGACAACCCCACCATCCAGGCCATCTACACGAACTGGCTTGGCGAGCCCGACGGGACCCTGTCCCATCACAATCTCCACACCACCTATCGCCGCCGTTCCATGCGCGTCCAGGAGTCCGTCGAGGAGCTTCTCCGGGACAATGCCCCCATCGACGTGGGTGTCTGCCTCGGCACGAGCTGCTACCTGAAGGGCTCCTTCCACCTGCTCGAAGGACTCTCGGCGGAATTGCGCAAACGGGGACTCCTCGACCGCTTCAGGATAAAGGCCCGTTTCTGCACCGACCAGTGCTCCGCCGGTCCCAACGTCGTCGTAGGGACGAACGTGATAAACGGCGTGGACCCCGGTGACCCGGTCGCCTTCATCGACACCTACCTCATACCCGCCCTCGAAGCGGCGAGTCGCGAAGAGACGGTGCCTTAG